From a region of the Thermococcus sp. 21S7 genome:
- the rd gene encoding rubredoxin yields MAKWKCMVCGYIYDEDEGDEDTGIAPGTKFEDLPEDWVCPLCGAPKDMFEKIE; encoded by the coding sequence ATGGCCAAATGGAAATGTATGGTCTGCGGCTACATCTACGATGAGGATGAGGGCGATGAAGACACTGGAATCGCCCCGGGAACCAAGTTCGAAGACCTTCCCGAGGACTGGGTCTGCCCGCTCTGCGGTGCGCCAAAGGACATGTTTGAAAAGATAGAGTGA
- a CDS encoding ferritin family protein has product MCMVEPLVKRAYETEKKAAASYTDGLGLIRGQGLRYTKVEEVVGRIAVDTIIHKHLMKAILEAQKELEKLAGEGPIEEVKEVELVPEQKALVKRFAEMHLDIEKDMIETYQKMAEKMTHPLFKSLAEALVENEKEHHRILAELIAKYRE; this is encoded by the coding sequence ATGTGCATGGTTGAACCACTTGTTAAGAGGGCCTATGAGACCGAAAAGAAGGCCGCCGCGAGCTACACCGATGGTCTCGGCCTCATAAGGGGACAGGGACTGAGGTACACCAAGGTTGAGGAAGTCGTCGGCAGGATAGCCGTGGACACGATAATACACAAGCACCTGATGAAGGCCATTCTGGAAGCCCAGAAGGAGCTGGAGAAGCTCGCGGGAGAGGGGCCAATAGAGGAGGTCAAGGAGGTTGAACTTGTACCCGAGCAGAAAGCCCTGGTCAAGCGCTTTGCCGAGATGCACCTGGACATCGAGAAGGACATGATAGAGACCTACCAGAAGATGGCGGAGAAGATGACCCACCCCCTGTTTAAGAGCCTCGCCGAGGCCCTTGTCGAGAACGAGAAGGAGCACCACAGGATTCTGGCGGAGCTGATAGCAAAGTACAGGGAATGA
- a CDS encoding GNAT family N-acetyltransferase produces MRIERVDEPLRLKDELVHFVFRVYQGTGGAYPALEWVENKPSTDDVEGFRRVYEPFLEFRLGKEFDELYVLRDDGGRIAGTVALVYNLEGKDVWWVPEEIKGEKTGLIEFFMVDPSYRGRGYGSELLEFAIQRLRELGKVPYVITFPELEAYSYYLRKGFVKMMDYREFVVLKRE; encoded by the coding sequence ATGCGGATTGAGAGGGTGGATGAGCCGCTGAGACTCAAGGATGAACTGGTTCACTTCGTCTTCAGGGTCTATCAGGGAACCGGAGGCGCATACCCTGCCCTGGAGTGGGTGGAGAACAAGCCATCAACGGACGACGTTGAGGGCTTCAGAAGGGTTTACGAACCGTTCCTTGAGTTCCGTCTTGGAAAGGAGTTCGACGAGCTCTACGTTCTGAGGGACGATGGGGGAAGGATAGCCGGAACGGTCGCCCTCGTCTACAACCTCGAAGGCAAGGACGTCTGGTGGGTGCCGGAGGAGATAAAGGGAGAGAAAACCGGACTCATAGAGTTCTTCATGGTCGACCCCTCGTACAGGGGCAGGGGCTACGGCTCGGAGCTCCTAGAGTTTGCCATTCAGCGCCTCAGGGAGCTCGGAAAAGTACCCTACGTGATAACCTTCCCGGAGCTTGAGGCCTATTCGTACTACCTGAGAAAAGGCTTCGTCAAGATGATGGATTACCGGGAGTTCGTCGTGCTCAAAAGGGAATAA
- a CDS encoding peroxiredoxin → MEIGEYAPDFVLKDQSGEDFRLSDFRGKKVLLSFHPLAWTGICEKQMKALEENHERFESLNVVPVGISVDPVPSKKAWAEHIGLKKLRILSDFWPHGEVAKLYGLFREKEGFSERANVLIDEDGKVLFFKVYPIREVPDLEEIFKLLDGG, encoded by the coding sequence ATGGAGATTGGAGAATATGCTCCGGATTTCGTTCTGAAGGACCAGAGCGGAGAGGATTTCAGACTGAGCGATTTCAGGGGAAAGAAGGTCCTGCTGTCCTTCCACCCGCTTGCCTGGACGGGGATATGTGAGAAGCAGATGAAGGCGCTTGAGGAAAACCATGAACGCTTTGAGAGCCTGAACGTCGTCCCCGTCGGGATAAGCGTCGATCCAGTGCCGAGCAAGAAGGCCTGGGCCGAGCATATCGGCCTTAAGAAGCTCAGGATTCTGAGCGATTTCTGGCCGCATGGGGAGGTTGCGAAGCTCTACGGCCTGTTCCGCGAAAAGGAGGGCTTTTCAGAGAGGGCAAACGTCCTCATAGACGAAGACGGAAAGGTTCTCTTTTTCAAGGTCTATCCGATAAGGGAGGTGCCCGACCTGGAGGAGATATTCAAGCTTTTGGATGGAGGGTGA
- a CDS encoding ferritin family protein: MVPPELDEGLPLEKVKDFSLEELLGMAIKAEIGARKFYESLAERIEIQALKDKIVWLAGEEGKHEALLRKMYESMFPGKEVIYPAEHIGPELKPVARELKGVQDIIDLIRWAMRAEEIAAHFYEEIEGIVDTEDRKRLMRYLSDIEKGHYYTLRAEYELLLDWEMYSGMMHVGP; the protein is encoded by the coding sequence ATGGTTCCGCCCGAACTGGACGAGGGGTTGCCCCTCGAAAAGGTTAAGGATTTCTCCCTTGAGGAGCTTCTCGGAATGGCCATAAAGGCCGAAATCGGAGCGAGAAAGTTCTATGAGAGCCTCGCCGAGAGGATAGAGATTCAGGCCCTGAAAGACAAGATAGTGTGGCTCGCTGGGGAGGAGGGCAAGCACGAGGCGCTACTCAGGAAGATGTACGAGTCAATGTTCCCAGGAAAGGAGGTTATCTATCCCGCGGAGCACATAGGGCCCGAACTCAAGCCCGTTGCCCGTGAACTCAAGGGCGTTCAGGACATCATAGACCTCATCCGGTGGGCCATGAGGGCGGAGGAAATCGCCGCCCATTTCTACGAGGAGATTGAGGGTATAGTCGATACGGAGGATAGGAAAAGGCTCATGCGCTACCTCAGCGACATTGAGAAAGGCCACTACTACACTCTCCGCGCGGAATACGAGCTCCTCCTCGACTGGGAGATGTACAGCGGAATGATGCACGTGGGGCCTTAA
- a CDS encoding Fur family transcriptional regulator: MWKEKALKRLKESGYKLTPQRLKLMEILDRIGNEHPSLTDVLREIKAEFPTMSFSTLYSNVLTLKELGLLELFSLDGETRVELNTEPHINLISGGKVIDFNDPEIIERIRKKIGRDVKLVNVLVE, encoded by the coding sequence ATGTGGAAAGAAAAGGCCCTCAAACGGCTCAAAGAGAGCGGATACAAGCTCACACCGCAGAGGCTTAAACTGATGGAGATACTCGATAGAATCGGGAACGAACATCCATCACTCACGGACGTTCTGCGTGAGATCAAAGCAGAGTTCCCAACCATGAGCTTTTCCACGCTCTACTCCAACGTCCTGACGCTGAAAGAGCTTGGCCTGCTCGAACTCTTCTCCCTGGACGGAGAAACGAGGGTGGAGCTCAACACGGAGCCGCACATCAACCTGATAAGCGGGGGCAAGGTCATCGACTTCAACGACCCCGAGATAATCGAAAGGATAAGGAAGAAGATCGGCCGGGATGTTAAGCTCGTCAACGTTCTGGTGGAATGA
- a CDS encoding FAD-dependent oxidoreductase, with protein sequence MRVVIVGNGPGGVELAKRLAGEFDVTLVEKENLPHYSKPMLSHYIAGFIPEEKLFPYSREWYEERGINLLLGTEAKLVDRPRNALVTDKGEIPYDVLVIATGARAREPSIKGKEHILTLRTLNDAKLIKERLEKEGEITILGGGFIALELAGNLAKAGHTVRVVHRGRALLGLDGELSEIIMERLEGAGVEFHLETNALGADEEGLKTDKGYIKGGLKVCAFGIVPNKELAVRSGIHTGRGILIDDRFRTSARNVYAIGDCAEHGGVVGGTAKAAVEQAKVLANLLRGADDRYDFSFRYAFFKFADFGVAIIGKTKGPGSWLGKDTKVFYEGESLVGAVVLGNVKKAFRLEKAIKEGLPID encoded by the coding sequence GTGAGGGTCGTTATCGTTGGGAACGGGCCGGGTGGGGTTGAGCTGGCCAAGCGCCTGGCCGGGGAGTTTGATGTAACACTCGTGGAAAAGGAAAACCTGCCCCACTACTCCAAGCCCATGCTGAGCCACTACATAGCGGGCTTCATTCCCGAGGAGAAGCTCTTCCCATATTCCAGGGAGTGGTACGAGGAGAGAGGAATAAACCTGCTCCTCGGGACGGAGGCAAAGCTGGTCGATAGACCCCGGAATGCTCTCGTGACGGACAAGGGCGAGATACCCTACGACGTCCTCGTCATAGCGACCGGAGCGAGGGCTAGAGAACCCTCTATAAAAGGGAAGGAGCACATCCTAACGCTTAGAACCCTCAACGATGCAAAGCTGATAAAAGAGCGCCTTGAAAAGGAGGGCGAGATAACTATTCTCGGTGGGGGCTTCATAGCGCTCGAACTCGCTGGAAACCTTGCCAAAGCCGGCCACACCGTGAGGGTGGTTCACAGAGGGAGGGCCCTGCTCGGCCTCGATGGAGAGCTGAGCGAAATTATAATGGAGAGGCTCGAAGGAGCGGGCGTTGAGTTCCATCTGGAAACGAACGCTCTGGGGGCTGACGAGGAGGGTCTAAAAACCGATAAAGGTTACATCAAGGGCGGGCTGAAGGTCTGCGCCTTCGGGATAGTGCCGAACAAAGAGCTGGCCGTGAGAAGCGGCATCCACACCGGCAGGGGAATACTCATAGACGACCGCTTCAGAACCTCCGCGCGGAATGTCTACGCGATAGGCGACTGCGCCGAGCACGGCGGCGTCGTTGGGGGAACAGCAAAGGCCGCCGTGGAGCAGGCAAAGGTTCTCGCCAACCTCCTGAGGGGTGCTGACGACCGCTACGACTTCTCCTTCAGGTATGCATTCTTCAAGTTCGCCGACTTCGGTGTGGCGATTATCGGAAAAACGAAAGGGCCTGGGAGCTGGCTCGGGAAGGATACGAAGGTCTTCTACGAAGGGGAAAGCCTCGTCGGGGCCGTTGTCCTCGGTAATGTAAAGAAAGCGTTCAGGCTCGAAAAAGCCATCAAAGAGGGACTGCCTATTGACTGA
- the dps gene encoding DNA protection during starvation protein, which yields MSEHNRRLVEKAGIDVEKLLDMLLRAAAAEFTTYYYYTVLRNHAAGMEGETIKEIVEDARLEDRNHFEALVPRIYELGGELPRDIGDFSKMAWCRDAYLPGEPTVENILKVLLEAERCAVGVYTEICKYTFGKDPRTYDLALAILHEEIEHEAWFEELLTGKPSGHFRRTKPGESPFVSKFLR from the coding sequence ATGTCTGAACACAACCGAAGGCTTGTTGAGAAAGCCGGAATAGATGTGGAAAAACTCCTGGACATGTTGCTGAGGGCCGCAGCCGCGGAGTTTACGACCTATTACTACTACACGGTTCTGAGGAACCATGCGGCAGGTATGGAGGGCGAAACGATAAAGGAGATAGTCGAAGACGCCCGCCTTGAGGACAGGAACCACTTCGAGGCCCTCGTTCCGAGGATTTACGAGCTCGGCGGTGAGCTCCCGAGGGACATCGGTGACTTCTCCAAGATGGCCTGGTGCCGCGACGCTTACCTTCCCGGGGAGCCGACCGTTGAGAACATCCTCAAGGTTCTCTTAGAGGCGGAGCGCTGTGCAGTCGGTGTTTACACCGAGATATGCAAGTACACCTTTGGAAAAGACCCGAGAACCTACGACCTGGCTCTGGCGATACTCCACGAGGAGATCGAGCACGAGGCCTGGTTTGAGGAGCTCCTTACCGGCAAGCCGAGCGGCCACTTCAGGAGAACCAAGCCCGGAGAGAGCCCGTTCGTCTCAAAGTTCCTGAGGTGA
- a CDS encoding ABC transporter ATP-binding protein: MSAVIEARDLHKYFGPIKALNGVTVEIPEGLTLILGPNGGGKSTFMKVSLGLYKPTKGTVKLLGEDPWKHPETRKSVGVAFDPGRFPKLTTGREWLEFIARTRGANLNDVEKAAKLFGIEDALDRRIDGYSSGMLKRLSLAQAFVGEPGVVFLDEPLANLDFESVSEIVGVIGKWKGKGKSFVLISHIWEPFEGLADYGVVISGGKVYLKGQFSEIRERIEGMFRPPAVGE; this comes from the coding sequence ATGAGCGCGGTAATCGAGGCAAGGGATTTGCACAAGTACTTTGGGCCGATAAAGGCCCTTAATGGTGTTACCGTTGAGATACCTGAGGGCCTGACGCTCATCCTCGGACCCAACGGTGGTGGGAAGAGCACGTTCATGAAGGTCTCGCTGGGCCTCTACAAGCCGACTAAGGGAACCGTGAAGCTTCTCGGAGAGGACCCCTGGAAGCACCCAGAAACGAGAAAATCCGTTGGCGTGGCCTTCGACCCAGGAAGGTTCCCAAAGCTGACGACGGGGCGGGAGTGGCTGGAGTTCATTGCGCGAACGCGGGGCGCTAATTTGAACGATGTTGAAAAGGCCGCCAAGCTCTTCGGCATCGAAGACGCCCTCGACAGGAGGATAGACGGCTACTCCTCGGGAATGCTGAAGAGGCTGAGCCTCGCGCAGGCTTTCGTGGGAGAGCCTGGCGTGGTGTTTCTTGACGAACCGCTGGCCAACCTTGACTTCGAGAGCGTTTCCGAAATCGTGGGCGTCATCGGGAAGTGGAAAGGCAAAGGTAAGAGCTTCGTTCTCATAAGCCACATATGGGAGCCCTTTGAAGGGCTGGCCGACTACGGAGTGGTCATCAGCGGCGGAAAGGTCTACCTGAAGGGCCAGTTCTCGGAGATACGTGAAAGGATTGAGGGCATGTTCCGGCCGCCCGCGGTAGGGGAATGA
- a CDS encoding iron-sulfur cluster assembly protein gives MGLFEIFRAKKRPEKGPKKNLPPEVSRVVRILENVHDPETGLSIVDEGLLYGLTVKGNEVEVFLLMAGSTPECHFCQMLAINVQNKILREIADVLKAEGFNRIKIYNELGLLLAEG, from the coding sequence TTGGGGCTCTTTGAAATTTTCAGGGCAAAAAAGAGGCCCGAAAAAGGGCCCAAAAAGAACCTGCCCCCCGAGGTTTCCAGGGTAGTCCGGATTCTGGAGAACGTTCACGACCCCGAAACCGGGCTCAGCATAGTCGATGAGGGACTCCTCTACGGGCTAACCGTGAAAGGGAACGAGGTTGAAGTTTTCCTTCTGATGGCCGGGTCAACGCCGGAGTGTCATTTCTGCCAGATGCTGGCCATAAACGTCCAAAACAAAATACTGAGGGAGATAGCGGACGTCCTGAAGGCGGAAGGGTTTAATAGGATAAAAATCTACAATGAACTTGGACTGCTGCTTGCGGAGGGATGA
- a CDS encoding ferritin family protein, protein MNELEALALALEVEKAELKFYIRLAKKAGDERARKMFLFLANEEAGHWELFEEKFVEKLIEECELPAVDRAVLESLQVEADESKLSEVDAVRIGMEQEKKTWEFYERAAREAEHEDVRRVFEELAKVEKSHYELLKAQYDSVMKTGIWMDYQDFSLEVD, encoded by the coding sequence ATGAATGAACTTGAAGCTCTGGCCCTGGCCCTTGAAGTTGAGAAGGCCGAGTTGAAGTTCTACATAAGGCTGGCAAAAAAGGCCGGCGACGAGAGGGCCAGGAAGATGTTTCTGTTCCTGGCAAACGAAGAGGCGGGCCACTGGGAGCTGTTCGAGGAGAAGTTCGTCGAGAAACTCATAGAGGAATGCGAACTTCCCGCCGTTGACAGGGCCGTCCTTGAGAGCCTTCAGGTGGAGGCCGACGAGAGCAAGCTGAGTGAAGTGGATGCAGTGAGGATAGGCATGGAGCAGGAAAAGAAGACCTGGGAGTTTTACGAGAGGGCCGCCAGGGAGGCGGAACACGAGGACGTCCGGCGCGTGTTTGAGGAGCTGGCGAAGGTGGAGAAGAGCCACTACGAGCTGCTCAAGGCCCAGTACGACTCGGTGATGAAGACCGGCATCTGGATGGACTATCAGGATTTCAGCCTTGAGGTGGACTGA
- a CDS encoding ABC transporter permease — translation MKEVLRGELRSPLNLTLASAGAVLVGTVMKRYYLTWSAGSSGGPHGVEMLGSVFRDAFTGDVYLLLAILVPFIITLAVRLERDEGVALSVYSLPVSRVKILLAKFLAAFLTLFIFVFSVHLLLFYLHFADTPKAVIEVLKVQTVPMAFFYLSALLFMVSVAAVVAITSPNTYVSIFGGFIALYLPEFLGTTWYGPVPWRSFLTRHYFATISIRMDPLFSWAFVKITLLPALVLLALYLLIGNWRDVR, via the coding sequence GTGAAGGAAGTCCTCCGCGGGGAGCTCCGCTCCCCCTTAAACCTGACCCTGGCTTCAGCAGGGGCCGTTCTCGTTGGGACGGTGATGAAGAGGTACTACCTGACCTGGAGCGCCGGTTCCAGTGGTGGACCTCATGGGGTTGAGATGCTTGGTTCGGTTTTCAGGGACGCCTTCACCGGCGACGTTTACCTGCTCCTCGCGATACTGGTTCCCTTCATAATAACCCTGGCCGTGAGGCTGGAAAGGGACGAGGGCGTTGCCCTCTCGGTGTACTCCCTTCCGGTTTCGAGGGTTAAAATACTCCTCGCCAAGTTCTTGGCGGCTTTCCTCACGCTCTTCATCTTCGTCTTCTCGGTGCACCTGCTGCTCTTCTACCTCCACTTCGCAGACACCCCCAAAGCCGTCATCGAGGTGCTGAAGGTCCAGACCGTACCAATGGCGTTCTTCTACCTCTCGGCCCTTCTCTTCATGGTCTCAGTCGCGGCAGTGGTTGCGATAACCTCGCCCAACACCTATGTCTCCATCTTCGGGGGCTTCATAGCTCTCTACCTCCCCGAATTTTTGGGGACGACCTGGTACGGGCCGGTGCCGTGGAGGAGTTTCCTGACAAGGCACTATTTCGCCACCATTTCGATTCGAATGGATCCGCTGTTCTCGTGGGCCTTCGTGAAGATAACCCTCCTTCCGGCGCTGGTGTTACTTGCCCTATACCTGCTCATCGGCAACTGGAGGGACGTGAGATGA
- a CDS encoding ferritin family protein, producing the protein MLAEKPYLLGREKPLSKREIAQALRWAIEAELDAISFYEQLAELIEDERIKHIFYDVANEEKEHVGEFLAALLEVDEELVKYMKEGFEEVEEETGIKVEL; encoded by the coding sequence ATGCTCGCTGAAAAGCCCTACCTCCTCGGGAGGGAGAAGCCCCTCTCAAAGAGGGAAATAGCCCAAGCCCTTCGCTGGGCCATCGAGGCCGAGCTCGACGCCATAAGCTTCTACGAGCAGCTGGCCGAGCTGATAGAGGATGAGAGGATAAAGCACATATTCTACGACGTCGCCAACGAGGAAAAGGAGCACGTTGGGGAGTTTCTGGCGGCGCTCCTTGAGGTCGATGAGGAGCTCGTGAAGTACATGAAGGAAGGCTTTGAAGAGGTTGAGGAAGAGACCGGCATAAAGGTCGAACTGTGA
- a CDS encoding FprA family A-type flavoprotein — MPEVKVERILDDPELYIIRVDDDRIRYFEATWDIPEGITYNAYLMKLDGATVLFDLSKTEYTDLFMEALGKLIDPKEITHVVIHHTEPDHTGALPAFLEANGYKAKLIGTSFAKRFLEGFYGEKVVENFYTIKDGEEMSIGGKTFRFITVPWLHWPDTMITYVVEDRLIFSCDAGGGYSIPPAIDDSDEEVVQRYLPHVTKYIVTVIGHYHKYIVQNIKKLKSLGIVEEARMILPGHGLIWRKNPARIFEHYEAVGAGEVTKGKVLVIYDSMYGFVERRMGIVLDELRKNGLNPVVYRFTDKEAPAVSDILGEVPDSEAIIIGASTYEAEIHPRIRYALYEIVDKANYEKPVLIVGAFGWAGVAGKKIETLITRSKFDHVDTVESRGMPRPEDEERLREGVRKLVAWIS, encoded by the coding sequence ATGCCCGAGGTCAAAGTTGAGCGTATTCTGGATGACCCGGAGCTGTACATAATCCGGGTCGACGATGACAGGATAAGATACTTTGAGGCCACATGGGACATCCCCGAGGGGATAACCTACAACGCTTACCTGATGAAGCTCGACGGCGCAACGGTTCTCTTCGACCTGAGCAAAACCGAATACACCGACCTCTTCATGGAGGCCCTCGGAAAGCTGATCGACCCAAAGGAGATAACCCACGTCGTAATCCACCACACCGAGCCGGACCACACCGGGGCCCTTCCGGCCTTCCTTGAGGCCAACGGCTACAAAGCCAAACTCATAGGCACGAGCTTCGCCAAGCGCTTCCTGGAGGGCTTCTACGGCGAGAAGGTGGTCGAGAACTTTTACACCATAAAGGACGGCGAGGAGATGAGCATAGGGGGCAAGACGTTCCGCTTCATAACCGTTCCCTGGCTCCACTGGCCGGACACGATGATAACCTACGTGGTTGAGGACAGGCTCATATTCAGCTGCGACGCCGGCGGCGGCTACTCAATCCCGCCGGCCATAGACGACAGCGACGAGGAGGTCGTTCAGAGGTACCTCCCCCACGTGACCAAGTACATAGTGACCGTCATAGGCCACTACCACAAGTACATTGTCCAGAACATCAAGAAGCTCAAGAGCCTCGGAATAGTCGAAGAGGCGAGGATGATACTCCCCGGGCACGGCCTAATATGGAGGAAGAACCCGGCCAGGATATTCGAGCACTACGAGGCAGTCGGGGCTGGGGAGGTCACGAAGGGTAAGGTTCTCGTCATCTACGACTCCATGTACGGCTTCGTTGAGCGGAGGATGGGCATAGTCCTCGACGAGCTGAGGAAGAACGGACTGAACCCAGTTGTTTACCGGTTCACGGACAAGGAAGCCCCTGCGGTGAGCGACATACTGGGTGAAGTCCCGGACAGCGAGGCGATAATCATCGGCGCCTCGACCTACGAGGCCGAGATACACCCGCGCATAAGGTATGCCCTCTACGAGATAGTGGACAAGGCCAACTACGAGAAGCCCGTTCTCATCGTCGGAGCCTTCGGCTGGGCGGGAGTTGCCGGCAAGAAGATAGAGACCCTCATAACGCGCAGCAAGTTCGACCACGTGGACACCGTCGAGAGCCGCGGCATGCCGAGGCCGGAGGACGAGGAGCGTCTAAGGGAGGGCGTGAGGAAACTCGTGGCGTGGATCTCGTGA
- a CDS encoding ferritin family protein: MQMEDVLDKLAQLSPKEILGYALASEDDARELYGHLASKSGSLLGEFFRDLAKAEESHKRILLKLYEGLFGNTDYPIPQDIPLAETTVKIDTVGNLIEATRIALENERNAERIYSHLAEMFPEQRGIFKFLAAQEKAHYAAIKSHVEYLEEITHGESEYINAPVDYVVNQLELYLTPHTRP; encoded by the coding sequence ATGCAGATGGAAGATGTTCTTGACAAACTTGCCCAGCTCTCCCCCAAGGAGATACTGGGGTATGCCCTCGCCTCAGAAGACGATGCGAGGGAACTTTACGGACACTTGGCTTCAAAGAGCGGATCTCTACTCGGCGAATTCTTTAGAGATCTAGCCAAGGCGGAAGAAAGCCACAAGAGGATACTCCTCAAGTTGTACGAGGGCCTCTTTGGGAACACAGACTATCCCATCCCACAGGACATACCCCTCGCGGAAACGACCGTGAAGATAGACACCGTTGGGAATCTCATAGAGGCTACAAGGATAGCCCTGGAAAATGAGAGAAACGCCGAAAGAATCTATTCGCACCTCGCCGAGATGTTCCCCGAACAGAGAGGCATATTCAAGTTTCTGGCAGCCCAAGAGAAGGCGCACTATGCCGCAATAAAAAGTCACGTGGAGTATCTTGAGGAGATTACCCATGGAGAGTCAGAATATATCAACGCCCCCGTTGACTACGTGGTGAACCAGCTGGAGCTTTACCTTACCCCACACACTAGGCCGTGA
- a CDS encoding rubrerythrin family protein, giving the protein MAVERKMTRKFLEDAFAGESMAHMRYLIFAEQAEKEGYPNIAKLFRAIAHAEFVHAKNHFIALGHLGKTPENLQAGIDGETYEVEEMYPVFKNTAEFQGERDAVRTTHYALEAEKIHAELYAEAKEKVESGRDIEIKKVYICPVCGYTAVDEAPEYCPVCGAPRDKFVVFE; this is encoded by the coding sequence ATGGCAGTGGAAAGAAAAATGACCCGGAAGTTTCTGGAGGATGCCTTTGCCGGCGAAAGCATGGCACACATGAGGTACCTGATTTTTGCCGAACAGGCAGAGAAGGAGGGATACCCCAACATAGCCAAGCTCTTCAGGGCTATCGCCCACGCTGAGTTTGTCCATGCCAAGAACCACTTCATAGCGCTTGGACACCTTGGAAAGACCCCCGAGAACCTGCAGGCGGGTATAGACGGCGAGACTTACGAGGTCGAGGAGATGTACCCGGTCTTTAAGAACACCGCCGAGTTCCAGGGCGAGAGGGACGCGGTAAGGACGACCCACTACGCCCTGGAGGCCGAGAAGATACACGCGGAGCTTTATGCCGAGGCCAAGGAAAAGGTCGAGAGCGGAAGGGACATCGAGATAAAGAAGGTCTACATCTGCCCGGTGTGCGGCTACACCGCCGTCGATGAAGCCCCTGAGTACTGCCCGGTATGCGGTGCCCCCAGAGATAAGTTCGTGGTCTTTGAGTAA
- a CDS encoding desulfoferrodoxin family protein, giving the protein MISGTIKSGDWKGEKHVPVIEYEKDGDLVRVDVSVGKEIPHPNTPEHHIAWIELYFHPEGENFPVLVGRAEFSNHSDPLTEPRAAFFFKTQKKGKLYALSYCNIHGLWENEVALE; this is encoded by the coding sequence ATGATAAGCGGAACCATAAAGAGTGGAGACTGGAAGGGGGAGAAGCACGTCCCCGTTATAGAGTACGAAAAGGACGGCGACCTCGTTAGGGTCGATGTCAGCGTCGGTAAAGAGATACCGCATCCGAACACCCCGGAGCACCACATTGCCTGGATCGAACTTTACTTCCACCCCGAGGGGGAGAACTTCCCGGTTCTTGTCGGCAGGGCCGAGTTCAGCAACCACAGCGACCCGCTCACCGAGCCGAGGGCGGCCTTCTTCTTCAAGACCCAGAAGAAGGGCAAGCTCTACGCGCTCAGCTACTGCAACATCCACGGCCTCTGGGAGAACGAGGTCGCGCTTGAGTGA
- a CDS encoding iron-sulfur cluster assembly protein, with product MKVYMPDREWPEHYRAVLDELAKITDPVTGGDILDSGVVAGLEVNGDTLKVWLNFESHAEYNITGASAIAYSKIIGDIIERFALAKFQNVYVYDLKNNPVGVFENKKGYTIEDISAERA from the coding sequence ATGAAGGTTTACATGCCGGACAGGGAGTGGCCGGAGCACTACAGAGCGGTTCTGGACGAGCTTGCCAAAATAACCGACCCCGTCACGGGGGGAGACATACTCGACTCGGGAGTGGTTGCGGGGCTTGAGGTAAACGGGGACACGCTCAAGGTCTGGCTCAACTTCGAGAGCCACGCCGAGTACAACATAACCGGAGCGAGTGCTATAGCCTACTCGAAGATAATCGGAGACATAATCGAGCGCTTTGCCCTGGCGAAGTTCCAGAACGTCTACGTCTACGACCTCAAGAACAACCCCGTCGGAGTTTTTGAGAACAAGAAGGGGTATACTATCGAGGATATAAGCGCGGAGAGGGCCTGA